In one window of Fictibacillus phosphorivorans DNA:
- a CDS encoding ComEA family DNA-binding protein produces MASVTDRGKFWEMKNSIWMLWVFLTFGFFNYISFFYVSYKVKQRKWFVAGILYSIPFILMMITADTVLSDTWLSDVGTMSYIIGYIVSILHVIKIRPEYLLRLDAKLSSGYKEKEIDYLKKTIAREYGAASVIEKQPVLPSKTVDEQIKFKEEKEMRVEQVMINETTEEELAKVPGIGGLFAKKIISTRSQENGFQSFNHFVEVLSVKPHLAEKIRPYLLFPEKEPVVVSAKKMEGRVIDF; encoded by the coding sequence ATGGCTTCAGTTACGGACAGAGGAAAGTTTTGGGAGATGAAAAATTCAATATGGATGCTTTGGGTTTTTCTTACGTTTGGTTTTTTTAATTATATTTCATTCTTTTATGTTTCTTATAAAGTAAAACAAAGAAAATGGTTTGTAGCAGGGATTCTGTATTCAATCCCATTTATATTGATGATGATTACTGCTGATACGGTTTTAAGTGATACTTGGCTAAGTGATGTTGGAACTATGAGTTATATAATTGGGTATATTGTTTCTATCCTTCATGTAATTAAAATACGTCCTGAATATTTGCTAAGACTTGATGCCAAACTTTCTTCTGGGTATAAAGAAAAAGAAATAGATTATTTGAAAAAGACAATCGCTAGAGAGTATGGTGCTGCTTCGGTAATAGAGAAGCAACCTGTTTTACCATCTAAAACTGTAGATGAACAAATAAAATTTAAAGAAGAGAAAGAAATGAGGGTAGAACAAGTTATGATCAACGAAACAACTGAGGAGGAGTTAGCGAAAGTCCCAGGCATTGGAGGTTTGTTCGCTAAGAAGATCATTTCTACTCGAAGTCAGGAAAATGGGTTTCAATCTTTTAATCACTTTGTTGAGGTACTTTCTGTTAAACCACATTTGGCTGAAAAAATAAGACCATATCTCTTGTTTCCAGAGAAAGAACCTGTGGTAGTATCAGCCAAAAAAATGGAAGGAAGAGTCATCGATTTCTGA
- a CDS encoding DUF2997 domain-containing protein produces the protein MKKIQIRIAEDGKFYAETMGIKGNSCLSYIKMLEELLDAETVDSTFTEEYHETEIQTFQEQQQTVKGD, from the coding sequence ATGAAGAAGATTCAGATTCGTATAGCAGAAGACGGTAAATTTTACGCAGAAACAATGGGTATTAAAGGGAATTCCTGTTTGTCATATATAAAAATGTTAGAAGAATTGCTTGATGCAGAAACGGTCGATTCAACTTTTACGGAAGAATACCACGAAACAGAAATACAAACTTTCCAAGAACAGCAACAAACAGTGAAGGGAGACTAA
- a CDS encoding AAA family ATPase, with product MDKNLNRKKLMADLFKARFPFLYLSTWEEDRALEFIRSIASNHELIKTPRKLITWKVTNGISGDDLSITDTKSPLRALEYIEKFQDPAIFILHDFHVYFGNQGQLPDYQIIRKLRDLLSNLKQSQNPKNVVFLSPILKLPLELEKDITIFDFNLPTFKEIKNSLEEMIAVNKQRGRIEINMSDEEIEKLVKAALGLTLSEAENAFARAMVEDGKLSVDDVEVILEEKEQIIKKTGILEFVNNELNMEDIGGLENLKRWLRKRNKSWLESAQLYGLPSPKGVLITGVPGCGKSLISKSISEMWQLPLLRLDIGKIFSGIVGSSEENMRKAIQTAEAIAPSILWIDEIEKGFSGINSTGDGGTSSRIFGQFLTWMQEKEKPVFVIATANNISSLPPEMLRKGRFDEIFFVDLPTHRERIDIFRVHLKKRLKAQEVIGEFDISDYNLEYLAELTEGFVGAEIEQVVINGLFEAYYEDRSVRLSDFEKVCKQFIPLSVTQAEQIKKVREWANVRAVTATPREDRKEYFENADSDPEFDIKASRGGRTIDF from the coding sequence ATGGATAAAAATTTGAATAGAAAAAAACTAATGGCTGATCTTTTTAAAGCACGCTTTCCTTTCCTTTACTTGTCTACTTGGGAAGAGGATAGGGCACTTGAATTCATACGCTCTATTGCTTCAAATCATGAATTAATCAAAACACCAAGAAAATTAATTACTTGGAAAGTGACCAATGGCATATCAGGAGATGATTTGAGTATTACAGATACTAAATCTCCGTTAAGAGCTTTGGAATACATCGAAAAGTTCCAAGACCCTGCTATTTTTATTTTACATGATTTTCATGTTTATTTTGGTAATCAAGGCCAGCTTCCTGATTATCAAATCATTCGTAAATTGAGAGACCTATTATCCAATCTTAAACAAAGTCAAAACCCAAAGAACGTCGTTTTTTTATCCCCGATTTTAAAACTTCCTCTTGAGCTGGAAAAGGATATTACCATCTTTGACTTCAATCTGCCAACGTTTAAAGAGATTAAGAATAGTTTAGAAGAGATGATTGCAGTTAATAAGCAAAGAGGTCGTATTGAAATTAATATGTCTGATGAAGAAATTGAAAAGCTGGTTAAAGCAGCACTAGGATTAACATTATCAGAAGCGGAAAACGCTTTTGCACGTGCTATGGTGGAAGATGGGAAATTATCTGTCGATGATGTAGAAGTGATATTAGAAGAAAAAGAACAAATCATTAAAAAAACGGGTATTTTAGAGTTTGTAAATAATGAATTGAACATGGAAGACATCGGTGGATTGGAAAATTTAAAAAGGTGGCTTCGAAAAAGAAATAAGTCCTGGCTGGAATCGGCTCAACTATATGGATTGCCTTCTCCAAAAGGGGTGCTCATTACAGGGGTGCCTGGTTGTGGAAAGAGCTTAATAAGTAAATCAATTAGTGAAATGTGGCAGCTGCCATTATTGAGGCTGGATATAGGGAAAATATTTAGCGGCATTGTAGGAAGCAGTGAAGAGAACATGAGAAAAGCAATTCAAACTGCAGAAGCCATAGCCCCCTCTATACTCTGGATCGATGAGATTGAAAAAGGCTTTAGCGGGATAAACTCTACCGGAGACGGCGGGACAAGCTCCCGAATTTTTGGGCAGTTCTTAACTTGGATGCAAGAAAAAGAAAAGCCAGTTTTTGTTATTGCCACAGCAAATAATATTTCCAGTCTTCCTCCAGAAATGTTGCGCAAAGGAAGGTTTGATGAAATCTTTTTTGTGGATCTGCCAACTCACCGGGAACGGATTGATATTTTTAGAGTCCATTTAAAGAAAAGATTAAAGGCACAGGAAGTTATAGGAGAATTCGATATCTCTGATTATAACTTAGAATATTTGGCAGAACTGACGGAAGGATTTGTGGGTGCTGAAATTGAACAGGTCGTGATTAATGGATTATTTGAAGCTTATTACGAGGATCGAAGTGTGAGACTCAGTGATTTCGAAAAAGTGTGTAAGCAATTCATTCCGTTATCTGTTACTCAAGCAGAACAGATCAAAAAGGTCCGTGAATGGGCAAATGTAAGAGCAGTAACGGCAACACCTCGTGAAGATCGAAAAGAGTATTTTGAAAATGCGGATTCAGACCCTGAGTTTGACATCAAAGCGTCTCGAGGCGGACGTACAATTGATTTCTAA
- a CDS encoding 3-hydroxybutyrate dehydrogenase encodes MVENKVVVITGSASGIGFEIGKTFAQNGSKVVLTDLNEEGVKKAAEELKGLGLEAIGLKADVTSEEDIKSMIETAHKEYGRVDVLINNAGLQHVSPIEEFPTAKFELMIKIMLTAPFIATKHVMPIMKQQGFGRIINISSINGLIGFAGKAAYNSAKHGVIGLTKVAALESAAEGVTVNALCPGYVDTPLVRGQMEDLAKTRNVSLDKVLEEVIYPLVPQKRLLEVSEIADYAMFLSSDKAKSVTGQAIVIDGGYTAQ; translated from the coding sequence ATGGTAGAAAATAAAGTAGTCGTTATTACAGGTTCTGCAAGTGGTATCGGATTTGAAATCGGAAAAACATTCGCTCAAAACGGAAGCAAAGTAGTCTTAACAGACCTTAACGAAGAAGGCGTTAAAAAGGCTGCAGAAGAACTAAAAGGTCTTGGACTAGAAGCGATCGGTCTTAAAGCCGACGTTACAAGTGAAGAAGACATCAAGAGTATGATCGAAACAGCACACAAAGAGTATGGCCGTGTTGACGTTCTGATCAACAACGCTGGTCTTCAGCACGTTTCTCCAATCGAAGAGTTTCCAACAGCTAAATTCGAACTTATGATCAAAATCATGCTGACAGCACCATTTATCGCAACGAAGCACGTAATGCCAATCATGAAGCAACAAGGTTTCGGCCGTATCATCAATATCTCATCCATCAATGGTTTGATCGGATTTGCTGGTAAAGCAGCTTATAACAGTGCGAAACATGGTGTAATCGGTCTTACAAAAGTAGCAGCATTAGAATCAGCAGCAGAAGGTGTTACAGTTAACGCACTTTGCCCAGGATATGTAGATACGCCACTTGTTCGCGGTCAAATGGAAGACTTAGCGAAAACAAGAAACGTATCACTTGATAAAGTACTTGAAGAAGTAATCTATCCACTTGTTCCACAAAAACGTTTGTTAGAAGTTAGTGAAATTGCAGACTATGCGATGTTCCTATCAAGTGACAAAGCGAAGAGTGTAACAGGACAAGCAATCGTTATCGATGGCGGTTATACAGCTCAATAA
- a CDS encoding GntP family permease — translation MISIIIGLALLMFFAYLGWSIIWVAPIVAGIVALMSGLDLMDAYTNTYMTGFVNFAKAWFPIFLLGAVLGKLMEDTGAAKSVAIQFTKFIGEKRAILGVLVASAVLTYGGVSLFVVVFAIYPIALALFKKADISRRLIAPTIVLGAFTFTMTAVPGTPQIQNLIPMNTFKTTPMAGTIIGIVATLIMAVGGYFWLKFRENRLTAAGEKYTEPNKSKENEDENEEHLPNWILSLVPLIVVVILLNFLKIAPIPSLLAGILAILLINIKQYKTFIPSMNEGAKGSVMAIINTSAAVGFGAVVTSVPDFDRITDLLLGISSNPLVSESLVVQLLAMITGSASGGMGIALEALGGTYYDLSQSTGMSPEAFHRMASIASGASILPHNGALLTLLAVTQLTHKETYKDVFVVALIIPTIAVIVGIIMASMGII, via the coding sequence TTGATTAGTATCATTATAGGTCTGGCTCTACTCATGTTTTTTGCCTACCTGGGCTGGTCGATCATCTGGGTCGCTCCAATCGTAGCAGGTATTGTTGCTCTGATGAGTGGTTTAGACTTGATGGACGCGTATACCAATACGTATATGACCGGCTTTGTAAACTTTGCAAAAGCGTGGTTTCCGATCTTCTTATTAGGAGCCGTACTCGGTAAATTGATGGAAGATACGGGCGCTGCTAAATCGGTTGCGATTCAGTTCACGAAGTTTATAGGTGAAAAACGTGCCATTCTCGGAGTTTTGGTAGCATCAGCTGTCTTAACATACGGTGGCGTAAGTTTGTTTGTTGTCGTGTTCGCCATCTATCCGATCGCGTTGGCATTGTTTAAAAAGGCAGATATCTCTAGAAGATTGATCGCACCTACGATCGTTCTTGGAGCATTCACGTTTACGATGACTGCTGTACCAGGAACACCGCAGATTCAAAACTTAATACCGATGAACACGTTTAAGACGACCCCAATGGCGGGTACCATTATCGGTATTGTAGCTACACTGATCATGGCAGTTGGCGGATATTTCTGGCTGAAGTTCAGAGAGAACCGTTTAACAGCAGCTGGTGAAAAGTATACAGAACCAAATAAGTCAAAAGAGAATGAAGATGAAAATGAGGAACACCTTCCTAACTGGATTCTTTCATTAGTCCCTTTAATCGTTGTTGTTATTTTACTTAATTTCTTAAAAATCGCTCCAATTCCTTCGTTGTTAGCTGGAATTCTAGCTATTCTTCTTATCAATATCAAGCAATACAAAACGTTCATTCCTTCTATGAACGAAGGTGCTAAAGGCTCTGTTATGGCGATCATCAACACGAGTGCCGCAGTTGGTTTCGGTGCAGTTGTAACGAGTGTACCTGACTTTGACCGAATTACTGATTTGCTTTTAGGAATCTCAAGTAACCCACTTGTATCTGAATCCTTAGTCGTACAGCTTTTAGCGATGATCACAGGTTCAGCTTCAGGTGGTATGGGAATCGCGTTAGAAGCTCTTGGTGGAACATATTATGACTTATCTCAGTCAACAGGCATGAGTCCTGAGGCATTCCATAGAATGGCATCCATTGCATCTGGAGCATCAATCTTGCCTCATAACGGAGCATTGTTAACGCTTCTTGCGGTAACGCAGTTAACGCATAAAGAAACGTACAAAGATGTATTTGTAGTCGCTTTAATCATCCCTACCATTGCTGTAATTGTTGGAATCATTATGGCAAGCATGGGAATTATATAA
- a CDS encoding LysR family transcriptional regulator yields MDIRQLTYFHAVAKHKSFTKASTVLHLSQPSLSKMVKSLEDELEMELIDRSSRQIELTEAGEIVFEQSKMILESLDNLSSNLYDLMNLKKGKIKIGIPPLIGFLFFPKIIKKFKASYPEIQIQLVEHGANRVQREVNDGLLDLGVVVMPLNEDKLEIVSFLTEHLMLFVHHSHPLANREKVSMKELENESFIIFKEGFTLHDRVINECLAAGFQPKISYESSQWDFISGMIGENLGVSIFPESIAKKVDQNLIKAIPIVDPSLPYKLGIIKKKDKYVAYATREFINMLSPFSE; encoded by the coding sequence ATGGATATTCGACAATTGACTTATTTTCACGCTGTGGCCAAACATAAAAGCTTCACGAAAGCCTCTACCGTATTGCATTTATCTCAACCTAGTCTTAGTAAAATGGTAAAAAGTTTAGAAGACGAACTTGAGATGGAACTGATCGATCGCTCTTCGAGACAGATCGAACTAACAGAAGCAGGCGAAATTGTGTTTGAACAGAGCAAGATGATTCTAGAGTCTTTGGACAACCTATCATCAAACCTTTACGACTTAATGAACTTAAAAAAAGGGAAAATCAAAATTGGAATACCACCTCTTATCGGCTTCTTATTTTTCCCTAAAATCATCAAGAAATTCAAGGCATCCTACCCTGAAATACAGATTCAGCTCGTGGAACATGGCGCAAACCGTGTGCAACGAGAAGTGAATGACGGTCTCTTAGATCTAGGGGTTGTCGTTATGCCCTTAAATGAAGATAAACTCGAGATCGTTTCATTCTTAACCGAGCATCTTATGTTGTTTGTTCATCATTCACATCCGTTAGCGAATAGAGAAAAAGTATCGATGAAGGAATTAGAGAATGAATCTTTTATCATTTTTAAAGAAGGCTTCACCCTGCATGACAGAGTGATCAATGAGTGCCTAGCAGCTGGTTTTCAGCCTAAAATTTCCTATGAAAGCTCACAATGGGACTTCATCAGCGGCATGATCGGGGAAAACTTAGGAGTTTCTATCTTTCCAGAATCCATCGCAAAAAAGGTGGATCAAAATTTGATTAAAGCTATTCCGATCGTTGATCCTTCACTGCCTTATAAGCTAGGTATTATCAAAAAGAAAGATAAATACGTTGCGTATGCGACTCGAGAATTCATAAACATGCTCTCGCCATTTAGCGAATAA
- a CDS encoding carboxymuconolactone decarboxylase family protein — MEKDRYQNGLDKLMEYTLTDNKDISTHLKISDDLQDIAPDVGKYIIEFAYGEIYSRAGLTNKQRALVTISSLVTQGTEPQLELHINTGLTAGLTKEEVVESITHLIPYTGFPRVLNALSIAKKVFSMRDEEVSELKAH; from the coding sequence ATGGAAAAAGATCGTTATCAAAATGGATTAGATAAATTGATGGAGTACACGCTAACGGATAACAAAGACATTTCAACACACTTAAAAATCTCAGATGACCTGCAAGATATTGCGCCAGATGTAGGAAAATACATTATTGAATTTGCGTACGGCGAGATCTATTCACGAGCCGGATTAACGAACAAACAAAGAGCGCTTGTAACCATTTCTTCTCTTGTGACACAAGGAACGGAACCACAATTGGAGCTTCATATCAATACGGGGCTGACGGCAGGATTAACGAAAGAAGAGGTCGTAGAGAGCATCACGCACTTGATTCCGTATACAGGTTTTCCTCGTGTGTTGAATGCGTTATCGATTGCGAAGAAAGTTTTTTCAATGCGCGATGAAGAAGTGAGTGAATTAAAGGCACATTAA